A genome region from Chryseobacterium sp. G0186 includes the following:
- the rplA gene encoding 50S ribosomal protein L1 — MAKLTKKQKEALSKVEKGRIYNLEEGSALVKEVNTAKFDASVDIAVRLGVDPRKANQMVRGVVSLPHGTGKDVKVLALVTPDKEAEAKAAGADYVGLDEYLQKIKDGWTDVDVIVTMPAVMGKLGPLGRVLGPRGLMPNPKSGTVTMEIGKAVTEVKAGKIDFKVDKYGIIHAGIGKVSFDAAKIKENAQELISTLIKMKPTAAKGTYVKSIYLSSTMSPGIAIDTKSVN; from the coding sequence ATGGCAAAATTGACTAAAAAGCAAAAGGAAGCTTTAAGCAAAGTAGAAAAAGGAAGAATCTATAACCTTGAAGAAGGTTCAGCTCTTGTAAAAGAAGTGAACACTGCAAAGTTTGATGCTTCAGTAGATATCGCTGTAAGATTAGGTGTAGACCCAAGAAAAGCAAACCAAATGGTAAGAGGTGTAGTATCTCTTCCTCACGGAACTGGTAAAGATGTTAAAGTTTTGGCTTTAGTAACTCCAGATAAAGAAGCAGAAGCTAAAGCTGCTGGTGCTGACTATGTAGGTCTTGACGAATATTTACAGAAAATTAAAGATGGTTGGACTGATGTTGACGTTATCGTTACTATGCCAGCTGTTATGGGTAAATTAGGTCCATTAGGTAGAGTATTAGGTCCAAGAGGTTTAATGCCTAACCCTAAATCAGGAACTGTAACTATGGAAATTGGTAAAGCAGTAACTGAAGTAAAGGCTGGTAAAATTGATTTCAAAGTAGACAAGTATGGTATTATCCACGCTGGTATTGGTAAAGTATCTTTCGATGCTGCTAAAATCAAGGAGAATGCTCAGGAATTGATCTCTACTTTGATCAAAATGAAGCCAACTGCTGCTAAAGGTACTTATGTAAAAAGCATTTATTTGTCTTCTACAATGAGTCCAGGTATTGCAATTGATACTAAATCTGTTAACTAA
- the rplK gene encoding 50S ribosomal protein L11 codes for MAKKVFKMVKLQVKGGAANPSPPVGPALGSAGVNIMEFCKQFNGRTQDKPGQVLPVVITVYEDKSFEFVIKTPPAAIQLMDAAKIKGGSGEPNRNKVGAVTWAQVQKIAEDKMTDLNCFTMDSAVSMVAGTARSMGLRVTGTKPTFNA; via the coding sequence ATGGCTAAGAAAGTCTTTAAAATGGTAAAGCTTCAGGTGAAAGGTGGCGCAGCTAACCCTTCTCCACCAGTAGGTCCAGCATTGGGTTCTGCAGGTGTGAACATCATGGAGTTTTGTAAGCAATTTAACGGAAGAACCCAAGATAAGCCAGGGCAAGTTTTACCTGTAGTAATTACAGTATACGAAGACAAATCTTTTGAATTCGTTATTAAAACTCCACCTGCAGCGATCCAGTTAATGGATGCAGCTAAGATCAAAGGAGGTTCCGGTGAACCAAACAGAAACAAAGTAGGTGCTGTAACTTGGGCTCAGGTTCAAAAGATCGCTGAGGACAAAATGACTGACCTTAACTGCTTTACAATGGATTCTGCTGTTTCTATGGTTGCAGGTACTGCAAGATCTATGGGATTAAGAGTAACAGGAACTAAACCAACTTTTAACGCTTAA
- the rplL gene encoding 50S ribosomal protein L7/L12 yields MSDLKNLAETLVNLTVKDVNELATILKDEYGIEPAAAAVVVAAGGAGEAAEEKTEFDVILKSAGASKLAIVKLVKDLTGAGLKEAKDIVDGAPAPIKEGISKDEAEALKKQLEEAGAEVELK; encoded by the coding sequence ATGTCAGATTTAAAAAATTTAGCTGAAACGCTAGTAAACCTAACAGTAAAAGACGTAAACGAATTAGCTACTATCCTTAAGGATGAGTACGGAATTGAGCCAGCTGCTGCTGCTGTAGTAGTTGCTGCAGGAGGTGCAGGTGAAGCTGCTGAAGAAAAGACTGAATTCGACGTAATTCTTAAGTCTGCAGGTGCTTCTAAATTAGCTATCGTTAAATTAGTAAAAGATTTAACTGGTGCTGGTCTTAAAGAAGCTAAAGATATCGTAGATGGTGCTCCTGCTCCAATCAAAGAAGGTATCTCTAAAGACGAAGCTGAAGCTCTTAAGAAGCAATTAGAAGAAGCTGGTGCTGAAGTAGAATTGAAATAA
- a CDS encoding T9SS type A sorting domain-containing protein — MTKKLFEKFAVMLMTLVMSSIAFAQQGYEPIRGMGVEAKPVNNSGICLACYNGSMNPVVDANLDNSVSMGNFASLFSGNGISVKNKNTTYPAGYITGFNVDLGTSFITIDLLSSLRISTYKNGVLQETSTSSTLLSVPAFGGNKNRIFLHLKTSKEFDEVRLYQTNVLSVFSAMNVYYAFAFDPAKVPTDNNGICDDIIAGSGVDGNVSGSSSFLAPLSFVQNRERIGDGDKNSYGSIVLPVGLLGSYSVGVLDKNQVYPAGNRTGFVIEPDDQGKLISAEFLKNMTIETYLFGQLQDSRQLSDGGGLINIKVLSYGSGRQKVTLTATKPFNEVRLKITQTLGVNFGALKVFYAFEELTSCECDDKIQTSGSSIPGDIVNGYGWTQSGLGFLAPSLTNAVAVVDNNPNNYARLTFPLLGTFLFSGSLTVGTNSLLPANTVAGYTVEKTGGLIGVSVLDAVKVQFYNGNTLTDTFTSGSLITGNLFTSGSNKFYIGGKSTKPFNRIKITFSSLLSVNLVQGYNIYNAFASKDDDNDGVPNCFDLCPGGNDSIDNNGNGIPDCAEGCTVVNDKSPTLDTDGDGIVDACDLDSDNDGIPDAIEDFNHNGKFQDDDDEGDILITEVLGDSVPNYLDLDSDNDGILDLFESGIPTSVINQIDTDRNGVIDSNIPVGNNGIADILETYPDSGVMKYPIKNTDGDDKPDFLDITSNGADLDLYKIGKGNLDTLGGGFISTIDDKDKDGIQAVVDTDLVKRGAPGSPLSPYATLLKNATMGSEKMTKTSEITEAANDIKVYPNPVKAGENLMISAAEEGIYTLFSAQGQVVKSDKFNARTGVNTSSLPAGIYIIKIETKSTVKSYKVIVK, encoded by the coding sequence ATGACAAAAAAATTATTCGAGAAATTTGCTGTTATGCTTATGACATTGGTGATGTCATCAATAGCATTTGCTCAGCAAGGTTATGAACCTATCCGAGGGATGGGAGTTGAGGCAAAACCTGTCAATAATTCAGGAATTTGTTTAGCGTGTTATAACGGAAGTATGAATCCGGTGGTAGATGCCAACCTGGATAACAGCGTAAGTATGGGGAATTTTGCATCCCTTTTCAGTGGAAACGGAATATCTGTTAAAAATAAAAATACAACTTATCCTGCGGGATATATTACCGGGTTTAATGTAGATCTTGGAACAAGTTTTATTACGATAGATCTTTTGAGTTCTTTGAGAATCAGTACTTATAAAAATGGTGTGCTTCAGGAAACAAGTACAAGCAGTACTCTTTTATCTGTACCAGCATTTGGAGGAAATAAAAACAGGATATTTTTACATCTTAAGACTTCAAAAGAGTTTGATGAAGTAAGATTATATCAGACTAATGTTCTTTCAGTTTTTAGTGCGATGAATGTATACTACGCATTTGCATTTGATCCTGCAAAAGTACCAACTGATAACAATGGTATTTGTGATGATATTATTGCGGGAAGTGGTGTTGATGGTAACGTGTCAGGAAGCAGCAGTTTCTTGGCTCCACTTTCATTTGTTCAAAATAGAGAAAGAATTGGAGACGGAGATAAAAATTCATACGGATCAATAGTTCTTCCTGTCGGTTTATTAGGATCTTATTCTGTAGGAGTATTAGATAAAAATCAGGTTTACCCGGCAGGTAACAGAACAGGGTTCGTTATAGAGCCGGACGACCAAGGAAAGCTAATAAGCGCTGAGTTTTTAAAGAATATGACGATAGAAACTTATTTATTTGGTCAGCTTCAGGATTCAAGACAATTGTCAGATGGAGGAGGTTTAATCAACATTAAAGTTCTTAGCTATGGTTCAGGAAGACAAAAAGTAACCCTTACAGCCACTAAGCCTTTCAATGAAGTAAGATTAAAAATCACTCAGACATTGGGTGTTAATTTTGGAGCTCTTAAGGTATTTTATGCTTTCGAGGAGCTTACTTCTTGCGAGTGTGATGATAAAATCCAGACAAGTGGTTCTTCAATCCCAGGAGATATCGTTAATGGATATGGATGGACGCAGTCTGGGTTGGGTTTTCTTGCTCCTAGCTTGACTAATGCTGTTGCAGTGGTAGATAACAATCCTAATAACTATGCAAGACTGACTTTTCCTTTATTAGGAACATTCCTTTTCTCAGGAAGTTTGACCGTTGGAACAAATAGCCTACTTCCTGCCAATACAGTGGCAGGCTATACTGTTGAAAAAACAGGAGGACTAATAGGAGTGAGTGTTCTTGATGCTGTTAAAGTTCAATTTTATAATGGTAATACTTTGACGGATACATTTACTTCAGGAAGTCTTATTACAGGAAACTTATTTACCAGTGGATCAAATAAATTTTATATAGGAGGTAAATCTACCAAACCTTTTAACCGTATAAAAATAACCTTTAGCTCTTTATTGTCAGTCAATTTGGTTCAGGGATATAATATCTATAATGCATTTGCAAGCAAAGACGATGATAATGACGGTGTTCCAAACTGCTTTGACCTTTGCCCTGGTGGAAATGACAGTATAGATAACAACGGAAATGGCATACCTGACTGTGCAGAGGGATGTACAGTGGTTAATGATAAATCTCCAACGTTAGATACAGACGGTGATGGTATTGTAGATGCTTGTGATTTAGACTCGGATAATGATGGTATCCCTGATGCTATTGAAGATTTTAACCACAATGGTAAATTCCAGGATGATGATGATGAAGGGGATATCCTGATAACAGAAGTCTTGGGAGATTCGGTTCCGAATTATCTTGATCTGGATTCTGATAACGATGGGATATTAGATCTGTTTGAATCCGGAATTCCAACGTCAGTAATCAATCAGATTGATACAGATCGTAACGGAGTTATTGATAGCAATATTCCGGTAGGTAATAACGGTATTGCTGATATTTTAGAGACTTATCCTGATTCCGGAGTCATGAAGTATCCAATCAAAAATACAGACGGTGATGATAAACCAGACTTCCTTGATATTACTTCCAATGGAGCTGATCTTGATTTGTATAAGATCGGAAAAGGAAATCTTGATACATTAGGAGGTGGTTTCATTTCTACTATTGATGATAAGGACAAAGATGGTATTCAGGCCGTAGTAGATACAGATCTTGTGAAGAGAGGTGCTCCTGGTTCTCCGCTTTCACCTTATGCTACTTTGCTGAAAAATGCAACTATGGGTTCTGAAAAAATGACTAAAACTTCAGAGATAACAGAAGCTGCGAATGATATTAAAGTATATCCGAATCCGGTAAAAGCAGGAGAAAATCTTATGATTTCTGCCGCAGAAGAGGGTATTTATACGTTATTCTCAGCTCAGGGACAGGTGGTTAAATCGGATAAATTCAATGCACGTACAGGGGTAAATACCTCTTCATTACCTGCAGGAATTTATATTATTAAAATTGAAACTAAATCAACTGTAAAATCTTATAAGGTTATTGTAAAATAA
- the rplJ gene encoding 50S ribosomal protein L10: MTKDQKVVAIQEIKDLLQDAKVVYVADLEGLNAAKASDFRRQAFKQNIKVKVVKNTLLQKAMEQIEGVDYSEMFETFKGNSAIMISETANAPAKLIKDFRKKDEKPALKSAFVQETFYLGDNNLDTLVSIKSREEMIGEIIGLLQSPIQRVVSALQNKSETVEAKAEEAAPAVEETPAVEAPEAPAAESTDETPAAE, translated from the coding sequence ATGACAAAAGACCAAAAAGTTGTAGCAATACAAGAGATCAAAGATTTGCTTCAGGATGCTAAAGTTGTTTATGTAGCAGATCTAGAAGGTTTGAACGCAGCTAAGGCTTCAGATTTCAGAAGACAGGCTTTCAAACAAAATATCAAAGTGAAAGTTGTAAAAAATACACTTTTACAAAAAGCAATGGAGCAAATCGAAGGAGTAGATTACTCTGAGATGTTCGAAACTTTCAAAGGTAACTCAGCGATCATGATTTCTGAGACTGCGAACGCTCCTGCAAAATTAATTAAAGACTTCAGAAAGAAAGACGAAAAGCCGGCTTTAAAGTCTGCTTTCGTTCAGGAAACTTTCTATCTTGGTGACAATAACCTTGATACTTTAGTAAGCATCAAGTCTAGAGAAGAAATGATCGGTGAAATCATCGGATTACTTCAGTCTCCAATTCAGAGAGTTGTTTCTGCTCTTCAAAACAAATCTGAAACAGTAGAAGCTAAAGCTGAAGAAGCTGCACCTGCTGTAGAAGAAACTCCTGCTGTTGAAGCTCCAGAAGCTCCAGCTGCAGAAAGCACTGACGAAACGCCAGCTGCTGAATAA